The stretch of DNA tggcgagaaggcaggactgTCAAACAGACGTAACCGCTAGGGCCACAGCTTCTTGTAGCAATGAATCAATTGATGGCAGAGCAACCTTTGGACCAAACGTAACAGCCCATCCATCCGGACTTGCAACTGGACAGCGAACCATGAGGGTTAATAGACGCAGCTCTGAGCCGACATTAGCTGTTGCCTTCAACCCGAGAAAGATCAACGGGCAGGGATTACTTGCAAGAAGCCATGATGATTGTTCAGTACCGTTTGACGTGGATTTCAATCAGCATCAAATGAACAAACAGGTATCTGAGGAAAGCTTTACGAGACATGTCATTCACACCAGGCCGGGCAACTTTAATGTCAGTTCACACTCTGAGCTTTCTACTGCCTCCTCTTCAAAGGCTTCTTCAGTTTCTTCTCTGGCTAGCTCATGTTCAAACATGTCAGAGAACTCTGTTTTTATTTGCTCCCCGCTTGTTTCCCCTACTTGTTGTCAGGAGAATTATGTCTTTCCAGACCATtcaactaaacttcaaactaaTGCAATGCCAGACTCAAATAGTTATGTTAAAAGCACTAAAGAAAGAGCCAAGAAACCTCTAACAAAGACTTACAGCTGGGGCCCATCGAGGACACTTCATACAAACCAAGAATCATTCAAGGATAACACGCTGAGAGAGAAGGTGCCGACCTGTCAGACGGTCCCTGAGGCCCAAGTTGAAGACAGTGGAACTGCCAGATTCAGGGCTCGCTTCATGTCTGTAGATGAAGTGTTTCAACAGGTTGACAGTAAAAAACGCCGCAGCCCCCCTTCTTATACTCAAGCTATTGAAGAAAGTTATCCATCTATTCCTTCAACGAAGCAAATGACAGTGAGAAACATGAAAAGTCAGTTGCAGCGGAAAGAACACATGAGATTTGGTGGCAAGTTAGTCGCCGGACAGAGAGACAGACCTTGTTCGTTAACAGACGAGCTGCTCTATCCTTCACATGAACATCAGCTTGATCTTGATTCCTGTGATGAACAAACCACAGTTTTTTATCAGTCTCAAGCTCTGCACAATTGTTCTGAGCATATTGTGCATCTTACAAGACCTGAAAAAGCACAATGTTACAGAGGGAGAGCTATGTCAGAGTCTGCAGGCAGAAGCACGCATCAAATGTGGTCCACTCAAGCCTTTGTGGGCTACAAAGACTTTCAGCATGCTAAAGAGTCTTATGTGTAACATTTGCACAAACTATAATCCATGTTGTTAATATTCTGTTAATGCACTAGGACAACATAAAAGCTGTTATGTTCCATGATGTCTTCCGTTATGGTTGTATATAGTCTAATGGAATAAAATAGAACCATTAAGTAACATTGCCTCTGAGATTTTCTGATTGGGGATTCGTATAGTTCAGTGGTGCAATTGTAGCTTCATGGAGCCAGAGTCCCTGGTTCAATCTTGTCCTTGgatgctgtctatgcggagtttgcacgttctgccatgactatgtgggtttcctctgggtgtcccggtttcctcccacatcccaaagataggcAGGTTCTTTGGTGAATTGGCTGctgcagtggatgagaaagtgggataacatagaactagtgcaaacgGATGATCAAtgagtcagcgtggactcggtggatgaaagggcctgtttccatgctgtatctctaaaactaaaactaacggAGGCTATACGAGTAGTATTTAGAAATAAAAAGGGAATGATCACATTGATGGGGTAGTTTTttcgaaatacagcatggaaacgggctcttcagtccacgagtccccaccaaccagcgatcacccttacactagttctgtccacacactcgggacaatttacagaagccaattaacctacaaacctgcaagtctttgggatgtgggtgaaaactggagcacccagaggaaactcacgtggttaaagggagaacgtgcagactccacacagacagcacccatagtcacgatcgaacccggatctcaggtgctgcaaggcagcatctctaccgctgcgccactgggccaccTCGTATTGTACGATAGGTGCCTCAATAAttggtaaggtcataagtgatagaaatagagttaggccattcagcccatcaggtctactctgccattaaatcatggctgatctatctctccttcctaaccccattctcctgccttcttcccataacctctgacacctgtactaatcaagaatctatctatctgccttaaaaatatccactgacgacctccacagccttctgtggcaaataattccacagattcaccaccctctgactaaagaaatttctcatcttcctaaaaattcctttaattctgaggtaagGATGCTAGCCCATGTGCTGCTCCTTCAGGTCAGAAGCACACAGTAGGCGAACTCTGCCAACTATCCTTGATAGATTCCTGTGAGGAAACTTCAAGGcagttttgttttcatttattaattctttgggatgtggggaccGCAGCCAAGGCTGACACTTATTGACCATTTCTTAATTGCCCCTGAGAAGGTAATAGCGAGATGTCATCTTGAACTGTTGCCATACCTCTGATGAAGGTACTCCCCCAGAAGTATGCAGTGGGGACTTCCAAGATTTGGACACAGTAGTAATGAATGATTAACAAGTCGAGTGTCAAGAGTGTTCAATTAACATGTGCACTaggaacggaacaatgacattctgatTGGTGCATTTTTACAGGCaaccacaacaaataaatatgcaaaattaataatataataaattattAGTAATACTTGGTATCTAAACCATAATAATGCAGGCCGAAATATGTAAACAAATAGCATAGTAacaagatgagagcgtggccaggttgATGTGAGTCTTTGATATTAGTTGTCTTTTTGATGGCTTCCTGTAGATCACTTTGGCGGTGGggtggtcagtacccatgatgggctgggcagtgtccaccaccacTTGCAGCCTCCTTCGTTTCTGGGTATTCAAGTTACCGAACTTTGCAACCAAACCGTGTGCTGATAGAAGTTTGATAAGAGTATTCAGCGTTGTTGGTGTTGTCAGGCAgacttgttcatattggtgggagATGCCGCAAATCAGGactgcctttagactttagagatacagcttggaaacgggccctttggccatgccgaccactgatcaccccgcacacaagcactatcctgcactctagggacaatttacagaagccaattaaccgataaacttgtacgtctttggagtgtgggaagaaaccgagcacccagagaaaacccacgtgggtcacagggagaatgtacaaactccatacagacagcacccgtagtcagggtcaaacctgagtctctggcgctgtaagtgcaacaactctactgctgtgccaaccTTGCTGCCAGAGTAATCTACATGTGTAATGGGACTGGGCTGCGCTCATGACTTCCTGCAATTTCAAGAATGTTTTATAGTGATACGTCTGAAATGGAACAACAAAATTATTTCTTGTAGTAGCGCAAcagatatgcaaacatagtactcagtagaGTATAAATAACAAAAAGCactacaattaaaaaaacaatataatacaaaatcaaaccccaaagtccctagtgcaatcaaggcagtttgtagtttagttagaGTTCGTAGTGTTCGATAGCCTGATGGTTTTTACgaacaagctgttcctgaacctggacattagttTTCAGGTTCTTGATTTTCTTTCTTACAAATTTTTTGTGATGCTTCTTGATATCAAGCCCGGTCATCTCCCTTTGTGCTAGGCATTGTTCCCGCTAATTCTACTGGGCTCCTTGCTCCCACAATCAGTCAAGTGCTACCTGGAAAGCAAGAGCATTCTCAGCTCTCTCCCTCACCTGTTAAACTTGATAATTTGGTGGATCAAGACAAAGACAGTTGGTTCAAATCAAATTTATTCTGATTTACCGATGGCAGTCTTGACAACGCCACAGAAATACAACTGACCACAACAATAGTCTCTCAACGACTGAAGGGCAGAGCCctgaaaaccgcgcgaaaacacgaCCCCTCCCAGTCACGTGCGCGCAGAttccgaccgcagggttcgacaCTTGCGAACACCACCAGCAGGTGACGCTGCAACAGTATTGTCAACAATTCTGGTCATTCCATTACCGGAAGGAGGTGGAGGTgtgggagagggtacagaggaggtttatcagaatactGTCTGGATTAGGGAGCATGTTATTAAGCGAGGTTGCACGGACGAATAGTTATCATCGGAGCGTGTGgtttagatagggtagacagtcagaatttcttcaggttggaaatgtcagagaccagTGGGCATAGTTGTAAGGTGCGAGGAACAAACTTTAAAGGTGATGTGAGCTGTTTTAAACTTTAAAGGAGGACTTTGAAGGACAGTCACTGACcgtatctcatattttgcttgggcaccttacagCCCCGTGGTATGATttctgatttctctcacttcaggtggtCCCggcattccccccctctctctctctctctctctctctctctctctctctatccctccccaacccaagtcgcactagcttctcattttcaccctacaatcagcttacaatggcctgtttcctttatcatcattactttttttgcatactcattgttctttatttctccacatcaccgtctctatctctcatttccctcatccctaaccagtctgaagaaggatctcgacccgaaacgtcgcccattccttctctccagagatgctgcctgtcccgctgaatgactccaactttttgtgtccaccttcggtttaaaccagcatctgcagttcctttttacacatacTGACCGTGCCATTCTGAGCTGGCCCCAtttgcctccatttggcctcaaatcCTTCCAAACCTTGCCTATAAATAGACAcaggaataggcagcatctctgaagagaaggaatgagagagCCTTGTTCAGAGCTCCTGTGTATTcatatggcagatgagttgaacaggtaatttggttctgtcttcactaaggaagacacaaacactctcccagatgtactagggaatagaggatctagggtgatggtggaactgaaggaaattcacattagtcaggaaatggtgttgggtagactgatggaactgaaggctgataaatccccagggccagatggtctacatcccagggttctcaaggaggtggctctagatattgtggatgcattggttaagaaggaactgcagatgttggaaaaatcgaaagtagacaaaaaatgctggagaaactcagctggtgaggttgCATCTATAGAGAaaagtaaactacccaagcgaaatatgaggtgttattcctccaatttgcgctgggcctcactctggcaatggaggcccaggacagaaaggtcaaattcAGAATGGGaaaaggagttgaagtgctgggcattggtgatcattttccaacgttctatagattctggatcagttcctgtggattggagggtagctaatgttatcccactttttcagaaatgagggagagagaaaacaggtaattatagaccagttagcctggggaagatgctggagtcaattattaaatatgTAATAGCGgtgcatttgaatagcagtaacaggatcggtccaagtcagcatggatttacgaagtggaaatcttgcttgaataatcttctggaattttttgaggatgtaacaagtaaaatggataagggagaaccagtggatggagtgtatctggactttcagaaagcctttgataaggtcccacacaggagattagtgggcaaaattagagcacatggtattgggggggggggggtagggtaatgacatggatagaaaatagtttggtagacaggaaacaaagagtaggaattaacggttcccttgcagaatggcaggtagtgactagtggggtgccgcaaggctcggtgctgggaccgcagctatgcacaatatatattaatgatttagatgaaggaattaaaagtaacattagcaaatttgcagatgacacaaagctgggtggcagtgtgaagtgtgaagaagatgccatgaggatgcagggtgatttggataggttaggtaagtgggcagatgtatgacagatgcagtataatgtggataaatgtgaggttatccactttggtggcaagaacaagaaggcagattattatctgaatggtgtcagattagcaaaaggggaagtacaatgagaacagggtgtccttgtacatcagtcactgaaagtaagcatgcaggtacagcaggcagtgaagaaagctaatagcatgttggccttaatattAAGCGGATTTGTGTATAAgagcaaagcggtccttctgtacttgtacagggccctggtgaggccacacctgtgcagctttggtctcctaatttgaacaagggcattctttctattgaggcagtgcaatgtaggttcacgaggttaattcctgggatggcaggactgtcatatgatgaaagaatggaacgactgggctggaatttagacggttgagaggggatcttatagaaacatataaaataattaagggattggacacgctagatgcaggaaacatgttccggatgttgggggagtccagaaccagggggtcacagtttaagaataaggcgtaggtCGTttcgaactgagatgaggaaaaactttttctcccagagagttgtgagtctgtggaattctctgcctcaggcagtggaggccaattcactggatgcattcaaaagagagttagatacttgGGGCTAGtgaaaccatgatcacagtgaatgttggtgctggctcgaaaggccgaatggcctactcctgcacatattatctatgtgtctatgtatctatctatttgtatctatgtgtctatgtatctatgttgtgTCCAACCTTGTGGAAGTTGTACACAAAGGTCAtagagctctaagatctttggttgtacACATCAAAGATCTTTGGTACACATGTATGGTGACGTCAGGCCGCAGCCTCTCGTCCGCTGGAGAACGCGACGTCACGTCCGGTCGTGGTCGGCGATGGCAACGGTTGCCAGGGCGACAGGCGAGTGGTGGTTACCAAGGGCCGGGGCCGGGCTGCGGGCTGCAGGCGGCGGCTCCTCAGCGACATGACGAGCGTGGTAGCGCAGCAGGATGGCGGCGGCACTGGTGGCGGCACCGGCGGCACCGGCAGTGGCACCTACACTTTCTCCAGCCACCCCAGGGCCCTGCAAGGGAGGAAGAAATACCGGCAGGAAGATCAGTgagtggagtggagaggaggggtgagggatggggggaggaggaagctgaagaagggatggaggagaggtgagggatggaGGGGTGAAGGCATAGAAGCGGTAAGGGGAAAAGGGTGGAGGATGGAGGCGTGAAGGGATAAAGGGAGTGGGGTAGATGAGgcgggtactataacaacatttaaaacatttacaacattataaCAATAGAATGACCTACCCTGCTCTTGCAAATTACTTTgattctctgtgtccctgtggtgtgtggttgatgggctgaatggcctaattctgctcctatcacatgattttaTGTTTTAAAGGtttattggctgctgtaaaaATTGTCGCTTGAATGTTGGATGTACGGGTGATAGTTGattgacgcagactcggtgggccgcagggactgtttccacgctgtatctcaaaactaacctaaactaaattttaaaaaaaatatccctgTTCCTACACTCGTGGTTTAGGTAGATGTTAATTTAACACAGAAATTGTCCCCATTTCTTGTTGTCATGTTTCAGTTTGCACCTGGGTCTGTTTACCCATGTCCATGGTTTATTGTGGCCCTTTTTACAAAAGTTATGAggcattaaaacatttttttagatacagtatgaaaacaggttctttggcacACTGAGTGCCACCAAGCAttaatcacctattcacactagttccatattatcccaattttgcacattaggggcaatttttgaGAGTCTAATTACCCCCAAAAAActctacgtctttgggatgtggaaaagcACACGAaagaaatccacacagtcacaggcagaatgtgcaaaatccacacagtcacaggcagaatgtgcaaaatccacacagtcacaggcagaatgtgcaaaatccacacagtcacaggcagaatgtgcaaaatccacacagacaaggtcaggatcaaaaccagctctggagctgtgagacaatgCCTCTTCCAACCGCACCACTGTACTGTCACCTACTGTACTGTCCTCCTACCAGTGGAAGTTTACTTTGAAGCTATTCTCCATTGTTCAGTGCCTTGTGTCCCTCCTATTGCCATAAAATGTAAAACTGCTGGCTTACCCAACCATGACAATTTGGTTTGAAGCTCCCTAGTCATCCCAATGCCATGGTTTATTTTAACTACATATCACATTCTGCCACTGTCATTGTTTAGTTACTGTTCTTTCTATTTGTAACAAATTCTGAATACAATTTATGGAATGTCATGTCattctcaaaggttcaaaggttgatttattgtcacatacacctagatgtagtgaaattctttttgccaatgcagcacataaaaaagaatacaaacataacaataataaatagctttaacataaaaacatccccccacaacggttcccattatgggggaaggcacaaagtccagtcccatccccaatgtccacccatagtcgggcctattgaggcctccacagttgcctccacggaggcccgatgttccaggccgtcctcgccgggtgatgatgttccggcgtcgggagagtcctctcagcggcatgggaaccctggaacggccgcctccctactcgagaccgtggcttccggagccgacaaggccgcgccgaatggagctcaactggcgatctcgtcgagagatcccaggctcccgatggaaagttcagcgccgccgcccgcagccgctactcagacccgcagctccgcaacggacccagctcaccggagttccagctcagcgacccaggcaaggcaccgcccgccccgcaatggcgctccagcgctgcaccgccgtcctcagacccgcagctccgccgccgccgatgccgatgccgatgccggtgACGccaaggctccgggcggtcccctcgctcctcggacccgcagccaccgccgatgccgccgccgccgatgccgatgccgatgccgaggctccggacgGTCCccccaggaaatgccgctccagacccgctggtaggccgcgaggacgggtcgaaagtgcagcccggagaaaagctacatctccgaccaggtagggaccctgaaaattagtttccccctcccccccccctccccacacataaaaaagctagaactccttaaaaacaaaacactaaactaactaaaaataagaaaaaagaaatgaaaaacagacagctgcaggctaggcagccataccccctacaggtcggcgccaagaTTTTAAGCTCGTGCTAACAACTCAATCCTTTATTTTTCAGATGTACGGCAGGATATTATGGAAACATCATGTACGACAGAAGGGTGGTGCGAGGAAACACATACGCACAGCATACCCTCCCTGTGGTAAGCTTGTAGAGCATGATTCCAGCTTACAATTCAACAGTTTCTATCTATCGGTTGGCGTCACCgtggtggctgcctcgccaacagtctgtcagtcccctctctgtttttattaatttaagtatgttttaaaagtatgatttagtgtttcttggtttgttttatgtgagaggtggtggggggggggggaatcgggggaaacctttttcagtcactcacctcgacggagatgcaatttttctccgagtcgcatctccaTCCCCCCTGCGGCttaacaacgtggagtggtgcagcctttcctgaCGACCAGCTCGGAGCTTCAGCCTTTcgcagacttaccatcgtggagcctgcgatcctttgccgaggaacgCCAGTGAAAGGGCtctgaccgcggggcctgtggactttaacaccgtgaagccgcgttctccggtaagaagaggccgactcgggagctccaagccacggagtgttcgatccgtcccgacgccagAATTTTGttcatcccgacgcgagggcttgaACATCAGATCCTCGGCAGCGGCGAACTGTGGAAGGTtcagccccgaccacaggtgaacaaaggaggaagatgactgaactttattgccttccatcagtgaggaatgtggattcaagtttatgttaaactttattttatgtggctatgtgtattgttgcttttcacttagtatgg from Amblyraja radiata isolate CabotCenter1 chromosome 8, sAmbRad1.1.pri, whole genome shotgun sequence encodes:
- the LOC116975957 gene encoding T-cell activation Rho GTPase-activating protein; this translates as MKVLSNSVLSKTLTVSNMEPPGEVIKTLLTEPAELRDTENLQLVLSNSKNLASSLIDHQCTFSTKTNQLRKEQAKCDLSSGNMERKPFKPSEKSCCQVQHSQDARLKHCKKNKPKGTWPFRKNSARSESHSSKNDGLFDRPLKDVCDHKDVLSKPILDILTVLLQKGPSSVGIFRKSANVKTCKELIEKLNTGKEVFLEEEPVNQLAAVFKNFLRRIPNSVLATELYDSWMVAMEKVPSEERIAEIKQLLAKLPTHNCLLLRYVFCLLHYINKHSEVNRMDAYNLAICIGPNMLWPNKPPLDALQKEVTAKVVSLTQFLIENCCSIFGNETTTLLGEPAQGLSENTDNLDMSPSHQNDSAYDSTDQDDWKEGENEKWQRANSSSCRLSMSQEMLRMARRQDCQTDVTARATASCSNESIDGRATFGPNVTAHPSGLATGQRTMRVNRRSSEPTLAVAFNPRKINGQGLLARSHDDCSVPFDVDFNQHQMNKQVSEESFTRHVIHTRPGNFNVSSHSELSTASSSKASSVSSLASSCSNMSENSVFICSPLVSPTCCQENYVFPDHSTKLQTNAMPDSNSYVKSTKERAKKPLTKTYSWGPSRTLHTNQESFKDNTLREKVPTCQTVPEAQVEDSGTARFRARFMSVDEVFQQVDSKKRRSPPSYTQAIEESYPSIPSTKQMTVRNMKSQLQRKEHMRFGGKLVAGQRDRPCSLTDELLYPSHEHQLDLDSCDEQTTVFYQSQALHNCSEHIVHLTRPEKAQCYRGRAMSESAGRSTHQMWSTQAFVGYKDFQHAKESYV